A window from Nocardioides mesophilus encodes these proteins:
- the secF gene encoding protein translocase subunit SecF, with protein sequence MSKMSRLGQQLYDGSVSIDFVGRRVLWYSISAVIIAIALAGLLFKGLNLGIEFEGGTEYRVSMPSGQANQQNVEKIRDAVASSGIDAASSPVVNTSGDTNIRVQTEPLTNDQAAQLEQVIRETAGVKADDLSEQAIGATWGQQVADRALLGLGVFLVLVVLFIWAYFREWKMSVGGLVALFHDVIITVGVYALSGFEVTPATVTGVLTILGFSLYDTVVVFDKVRENTHNLARTRKTYREAANLAINQTLVRSINTSIVALLPVGALLYVGVFTLGSGALKDLALALFVGMAAGLYSSIFIATPLVVQLKEREPGVRAGDARAIRHHNAKQADRFADVPAFTEDMPVYDEPGSGARTAAPRGGVEPQVDDAEPAPPARPVRAPRSTAGERPASRAVSPSASAKRAQPQRKPRSQRGKR encoded by the coding sequence GTCGGCCGTCGCGTGCTGTGGTACTCCATCTCCGCCGTGATCATCGCGATCGCGCTGGCCGGGCTGCTCTTCAAGGGGCTCAACCTCGGCATCGAGTTCGAGGGCGGCACGGAGTACCGCGTGTCGATGCCCTCGGGCCAGGCGAACCAGCAGAACGTCGAGAAGATCCGCGACGCGGTGGCGAGCTCCGGCATCGACGCCGCCTCCTCGCCGGTGGTGAACACCTCCGGCGACACGAACATCCGGGTGCAGACCGAGCCGCTGACCAACGACCAGGCGGCCCAGCTCGAGCAGGTCATCCGGGAGACCGCCGGGGTGAAGGCGGACGACCTCAGCGAGCAGGCGATCGGTGCCACCTGGGGTCAACAGGTGGCCGACCGGGCGCTGCTGGGGCTGGGAGTGTTCCTCGTCCTGGTGGTCCTGTTCATCTGGGCCTACTTCCGCGAGTGGAAGATGTCGGTGGGTGGCCTGGTCGCGCTCTTCCACGACGTGATCATCACCGTCGGCGTCTACGCGCTGTCCGGGTTCGAGGTCACGCCGGCCACGGTCACCGGTGTGCTGACGATCCTTGGCTTCTCGCTCTACGACACCGTCGTGGTGTTCGACAAGGTGCGCGAGAACACCCACAACCTGGCGCGGACCCGGAAGACCTACCGCGAGGCGGCCAACCTGGCCATCAACCAGACCCTGGTCCGGTCGATCAACACCTCGATCGTGGCGCTGCTGCCGGTCGGAGCGCTGCTCTACGTCGGCGTCTTCACGCTCGGCTCCGGCGCCCTGAAGGACCTGGCGCTCGCCCTGTTCGTCGGGATGGCGGCCGGTCTGTACTCGTCGATCTTCATCGCCACGCCGCTGGTCGTGCAGCTCAAGGAGCGCGAGCCCGGGGTCAGGGCCGGCGACGCCCGGGCGATCCGGCACCACAACGCCAAGCAGGCCGACCGCTTCGCGGACGTGCCGGCGTTCACCGAGGACATGCCGGTCTACGACGAGCCGGGCTCGGGGGCCCGCACCGCGGCCCCCCGCGGCGGCGTCGAGCCGCAGGTCGACGACGCCGAGCCGGCGCCGCCGGCCCGTCCGGTCCGGGCCCCGCGGTCCACCGCCGGTGAGCGGCCCGCCTCGCGCGCGGTGAGCCCGTCGGCGTCGGCCAAGCGGGCCCAGCCGCAGCGCAAGCCGCGTTCCCAACGAGGCAAGCGATGA
- a CDS encoding adenine phosphoribosyltransferase: MKVRGLDELLATLIRDVPDFPQPGVVFKDITPLLADHEGFSAVIEALAAPGRDASGAAAVDKVVGMEARGFILAAPVALALGAGFVPVRKSGKLPGPTHAVSYALEYGEATLEVHQDAFEEGDRVLLVDDVLATGGTAQATQKVVEACGAEVIGLSVLMELGFLNGRDVLTGLPLHALTTL; encoded by the coding sequence ATGAAGGTCCGCGGGCTCGACGAGCTGCTCGCCACGCTGATCCGCGACGTCCCCGACTTCCCGCAGCCGGGTGTCGTCTTCAAGGACATCACCCCGCTGCTGGCCGACCACGAAGGCTTCTCGGCCGTCATCGAGGCGCTCGCGGCGCCCGGGCGCGACGCCAGCGGCGCGGCCGCGGTCGACAAGGTGGTCGGCATGGAGGCGCGCGGGTTCATCCTCGCCGCACCGGTCGCGCTGGCGCTCGGCGCCGGCTTCGTCCCGGTGCGCAAGTCCGGCAAGCTGCCCGGTCCGACCCACGCGGTCTCCTACGCCCTGGAGTACGGCGAGGCCACCCTCGAGGTGCACCAGGACGCCTTCGAGGAGGGCGACCGGGTGCTCCTGGTGGACGACGTGCTCGCCACCGGCGGCACGGCGCAGGCCACCCAGAAGGTCGTGGAGGCCTGTGGGGCCGAGGTCATCGGCCTCTCGGTCCTGATGGAGCTCGGCTTCCTCAACGGCCGTGACGTGCTGACCGGGCTGCCGTTGCATGCACTGACCACGCTCTGA
- a CDS encoding DUF349 domain-containing protein, translating into MSTPESDQTAAEAEAAPAPTPPVPPVPPVPGPTPVPTPRPGAMAAAASPAVVAAPEADEPGETGETGEVWGRVAEDGTVYVRTADGERSVGQMPDATAEEALAFFTKRYDDLAFEVDLLEKRVRAGALAPDEAAASVKKVHGTLQDAQAVGDLAGLEARLDQLSVTITRQREKKKAERAKKLERARGEKERIAGEAEKLAESEDWRNGANRLRDLLEEWKALPRLDKAVDDALWRRFSTARTTYTRRRKSHFGELNEKRDSARSVKEQLVVEAEKLADSTEWGPTAGRYRDLMRQWKAAGPAPRALDEQLWRRFRAAQDAFFGARDAANTELDREFAANAAAKEEILAEAEKLLPVTDLRAAKEAFRDLADRWDAAGKVPRDRIKELEGRMRTVEQAIRGVEDDQWRRSNPEARARAADTVAQLEASIADLETKREKAAAAGNSAKEAEHASALEARRSWLTEAQRALDDFS; encoded by the coding sequence GTGAGCACCCCCGAGTCCGACCAGACCGCAGCCGAGGCGGAGGCCGCACCCGCGCCCACGCCGCCCGTGCCGCCCGTGCCACCCGTGCCCGGCCCGACACCCGTGCCGACCCCCCGGCCGGGCGCGATGGCTGCCGCGGCGTCGCCCGCGGTCGTCGCCGCACCCGAGGCAGACGAGCCCGGCGAGACCGGCGAGACCGGCGAGGTGTGGGGGCGCGTGGCAGAGGACGGCACCGTCTACGTACGCACCGCCGACGGCGAGCGGTCGGTCGGGCAGATGCCGGACGCCACCGCCGAGGAGGCCCTGGCGTTCTTCACCAAGCGCTACGACGACCTCGCCTTCGAGGTGGACCTGCTCGAGAAGCGCGTGCGCGCAGGGGCGCTCGCGCCCGACGAGGCCGCCGCCTCGGTCAAGAAGGTGCACGGCACCCTGCAGGACGCCCAGGCGGTCGGTGACCTCGCCGGACTGGAGGCCCGGCTGGACCAGCTGTCGGTGACGATCACCCGGCAGCGGGAGAAGAAGAAGGCCGAGCGCGCCAAGAAGCTCGAGCGCGCCCGCGGCGAGAAGGAGCGGATCGCCGGGGAGGCCGAGAAGCTCGCCGAGAGCGAGGACTGGCGCAACGGCGCCAACCGGCTCCGCGACCTGCTCGAGGAGTGGAAGGCCCTGCCGCGGCTCGACAAGGCCGTCGACGACGCGCTGTGGCGACGCTTCTCGACCGCCCGGACGACGTACACCCGTCGGCGGAAGTCCCACTTCGGGGAGCTCAACGAGAAGCGCGACAGCGCCCGCAGCGTCAAGGAGCAGCTGGTCGTCGAGGCCGAGAAGCTGGCCGACTCCACCGAGTGGGGTCCGACCGCGGGCCGGTACCGCGACCTGATGCGGCAGTGGAAGGCGGCCGGTCCGGCACCGCGGGCGCTCGACGAGCAGCTGTGGAGACGCTTCCGTGCTGCGCAGGACGCCTTCTTCGGGGCACGCGACGCCGCCAACACCGAGCTCGACCGCGAGTTCGCGGCCAACGCTGCGGCCAAGGAGGAGATCCTGGCCGAGGCGGAGAAGCTCCTGCCGGTGACGGACCTGCGAGCCGCCAAGGAGGCGTTCCGGGACCTCGCCGACCGCTGGGACGCCGCGGGCAAGGTCCCCCGCGACCGGATCAAGGAGCTCGAGGGCCGGATGCGGACCGTCGAGCAGGCGATCCGCGGCGTCGAGGACGACCAGTGGCGCCGCTCCAACCCGGAGGCCCGCGCCCGTGCGGCCGACACCGTCGCCCAGCTCGAGGCCTCGATCGCCGACCTGGAGACCAAGCGCGAGAAGGCGGCCGCCGCAGGCAACAGCGCCAAGGAGGCCGAGCACGCGAGCGCGCTGGAGGCCCGGCGGTCGTGGCTGACGGAGGCGCAGCGCGCACTCGACGACTTCTCCTGA
- the hisS gene encoding histidine--tRNA ligase produces MLIAGFPAGPWGTNCYVVSTGPGAECVVVDPGKDAASGVADVVREHHLKPVAVLVTHGHVDHMWCVAPVAGSYDATAWIHPADRHLLTDPMAGLSPESAGMLLGGSYEIAEPDEVAELADRQSLELAGLELVVDHTPGHTPGSVTFRTPYGEQGVSEVMFSGDLLFAGSIGRTDLPGGDHATMLRSLRERVLPLRDDVVVLPGHGEQTSIGRERATNPYLLELDTGGDADGAPVPPPTRAVSMNDKIVAPKGVPEYLPPDSAAFLAVRDALTAPAVHAGYGYVELPVFEETSLFVRGVGESTDVVSKEMYTFTDRGNRSLTLRPEGTAGVMRSVIEHGLDHGQLPVKLWYAGPFFRAERPQHGRYRQLQQVGVEAIGSDDPALDAEVIAIADDGFRALGLTGYRLELTSLGCAACRPGYRELLVDFLSGLDLDEATRERARINPLRVLDDKRPEVRALTAGAPLMLDHLCDECAAHFTAVRELLDALEVGYVVNGRMVRGLDYYTRTTFEFVHDGLGSQSGIGGGGRYDGLMAELGGQELSGIGFGLGVDRTYLACQVEGLTVADPARVDVYVVPLGDRARHRAALIAAALRRSGVRVDMAFGGRGLKGAMKGADRSGARLTVVLGDRDIEAGEAQVKTMSTGEQIAVPLDRLEHTLKEQLS; encoded by the coding sequence GTGCTGATCGCTGGCTTCCCCGCCGGCCCGTGGGGCACGAACTGCTACGTCGTCTCGACGGGACCGGGCGCCGAGTGCGTCGTCGTGGACCCGGGGAAGGACGCCGCCTCCGGAGTCGCCGACGTCGTGCGCGAGCATCACCTCAAGCCGGTGGCGGTCCTGGTCACGCACGGTCACGTCGACCACATGTGGTGCGTGGCCCCGGTGGCCGGCAGCTACGACGCGACCGCCTGGATCCACCCCGCGGACCGGCACCTGCTCACCGACCCGATGGCCGGCCTGTCGCCGGAGTCGGCCGGGATGCTGCTCGGCGGCAGCTACGAGATCGCCGAGCCGGACGAGGTGGCGGAGCTGGCCGACCGGCAGTCCCTGGAGCTGGCGGGCCTCGAGCTCGTCGTCGACCACACGCCCGGTCACACCCCCGGCTCGGTGACCTTCCGGACGCCGTACGGTGAGCAAGGGGTCTCGGAGGTGATGTTCAGCGGAGACCTGCTGTTCGCCGGCTCGATCGGCCGCACCGACCTGCCCGGCGGTGACCACGCCACGATGCTGCGCAGCCTGCGCGAGCGGGTGCTGCCGCTGCGCGACGACGTGGTGGTGCTGCCCGGTCACGGCGAGCAGACCAGCATCGGCCGCGAGCGCGCCACCAACCCTTACCTCCTGGAGCTGGACACCGGCGGCGACGCCGACGGAGCCCCGGTTCCACCCCCGACGAGGGCTGTGAGCATGAACGACAAGATCGTCGCCCCGAAGGGCGTCCCCGAGTACCTCCCGCCGGACTCCGCGGCCTTCCTCGCCGTGCGGGACGCGCTGACCGCTCCCGCGGTGCACGCCGGCTACGGCTACGTCGAGCTGCCGGTCTTCGAGGAGACCAGCCTCTTCGTCCGCGGGGTGGGGGAGTCCACCGACGTGGTCAGCAAGGAGATGTACACCTTCACCGACCGTGGCAACCGTTCGCTGACCCTGCGGCCCGAGGGCACCGCCGGCGTGATGCGCTCGGTGATCGAGCACGGCCTCGACCACGGCCAGCTGCCCGTGAAGCTGTGGTACGCCGGGCCGTTCTTCCGCGCCGAACGACCCCAGCACGGTCGCTACCGCCAGCTGCAGCAGGTCGGTGTGGAGGCCATCGGCAGCGACGACCCCGCGCTGGACGCCGAGGTGATCGCGATCGCCGACGATGGCTTCCGGGCGCTGGGCCTGACCGGCTACCGCCTCGAGCTGACCTCGCTGGGCTGCGCCGCGTGCCGGCCCGGCTACCGCGAGCTGCTGGTCGACTTCCTGTCCGGGCTCGACCTCGACGAGGCGACCCGCGAGCGGGCCAGGATCAACCCGCTCCGCGTGCTCGACGACAAGCGTCCCGAGGTGCGGGCGCTGACCGCCGGGGCCCCGCTGATGCTGGACCACCTCTGCGACGAGTGCGCGGCGCACTTCACCGCGGTCCGCGAGCTGCTCGACGCGCTCGAGGTCGGCTACGTGGTCAACGGCCGGATGGTGCGCGGCCTCGACTACTACACGCGCACCACCTTCGAGTTCGTCCACGACGGGCTCGGGTCCCAGTCGGGGATCGGCGGCGGCGGTCGCTACGACGGGCTGATGGCCGAGCTCGGCGGCCAGGAGCTGTCGGGCATCGGCTTCGGGCTCGGCGTCGACCGCACCTATCTCGCCTGCCAGGTCGAGGGTCTGACGGTCGCGGACCCGGCACGGGTCGACGTGTACGTCGTACCGCTCGGCGACCGGGCCCGGCACCGGGCCGCCCTGATCGCCGCCGCGCTGCGACGCTCCGGCGTCCGCGTCGACATGGCCTTCGGTGGCCGCGGCCTCAAGGGTGCGATGAAGGGCGCCGACCGCTCCGGCGCCCGGCTGACCGTCGTCCTCGGCGACCGAGATATCGAGGCCGGAGAGGCCCAGGTCAAGACCATGTCCACCGGCGAGCAGATCGCCGTCCCGCTCG
- a CDS encoding RelA/SpoT family protein: MADERVADLPEVLPPHTEAVAPSPASAPETAPAGRRMRARLARMATKTQAGNPVLEPLFRAVRANHPKADLALLERAYLVAERMHAPQTRKSGDPYITHPLAVATILADIGMTEPTLVAALLHDTVEDTPYTLDQLRADFGDEVAVLVDGVTKLDKVKYGDSAQAETIRKMIVAMSRDIRVLVIKLADRLHNMRTLRYLKQETQERKARETLDIFAPLAHRLGMNTLKWELEDLAFATLHPKMYDEIVRLVADRAPSRDQFLAQVIAQVEHDLRDAKIKATVTGRPKHYYSIYQKMIVRGREFSDIYDLVGIRILVESDRDCYAVLGVLHNRWNPVPGRFKDFVAMPKFNMYQSLHTTVIGLQGKPVELQIRTYSMHRRAEYGVAAHWKYKENMGATAGAGAATDRSLAESGNADMAWVRQLLDWQQETEDPGEFLESLRFEINSAEVYVFTPRGDVIALPTGSTSVDFAYAIHTEVGHRTIGARVNGRLVPLESTLENGDVVEVFTSKAPNAGPSRDWLGFVKSPRARNKIRQWFTKERREEAIEHGKDQIARLMRKEGQPLKRLLTHETLSTVATELRLPDVSSLYAAVGEGNLGAQTVVRRVIDLFGGEEGASEDLAEGVTITARRGRSQAAGGDAGVIVKGISDVWVKLAKCCTPVPGDAILGFVTRGAGVSVHRADCTNAKSLTSQPERLVEVDWAPTAQSMFLVNIQVEALDRARLLSDITKVLSDVHVNILAASLATTRDRVAKSRFTFEMADPKHLGHVLKAVRSVDGVFDAYRVTQ; the protein is encoded by the coding sequence ATGGCCGACGAGCGTGTGGCTGACCTCCCCGAGGTGCTGCCCCCGCACACCGAGGCCGTCGCGCCGAGCCCGGCGTCGGCCCCGGAGACCGCCCCCGCGGGGCGGCGGATGCGTGCCCGGCTGGCGCGGATGGCCACCAAGACCCAGGCCGGCAACCCGGTGCTCGAGCCGCTCTTCCGGGCGGTCCGTGCGAACCACCCGAAGGCCGACCTGGCCCTGCTCGAGCGTGCCTACCTGGTCGCCGAGCGGATGCATGCGCCGCAGACCCGCAAGAGCGGTGATCCCTACATCACCCATCCGCTGGCCGTCGCGACGATCCTGGCCGACATCGGCATGACCGAGCCGACGCTCGTGGCAGCCCTGCTGCACGACACCGTCGAGGACACGCCGTACACCCTGGACCAGCTGCGCGCGGACTTCGGCGACGAGGTGGCGGTGCTCGTCGACGGCGTCACCAAGCTCGACAAGGTGAAGTACGGCGACTCGGCGCAGGCCGAGACGATCCGCAAGATGATCGTCGCGATGAGCCGGGACATCCGGGTGCTGGTCATCAAGCTCGCCGACCGGCTGCACAACATGCGCACGCTGCGCTACCTCAAGCAGGAGACCCAGGAGCGCAAGGCCCGCGAGACGCTGGACATCTTCGCGCCGCTGGCCCACCGGCTGGGCATGAACACCCTCAAGTGGGAGCTCGAGGACCTCGCGTTCGCCACGCTGCACCCGAAGATGTACGACGAGATCGTCCGGCTGGTGGCGGACCGGGCCCCCTCCCGCGACCAGTTCCTCGCGCAGGTGATCGCGCAGGTCGAGCACGACCTCCGTGACGCGAAGATCAAGGCCACCGTGACCGGCCGGCCCAAGCACTACTACTCGATCTACCAGAAGATGATCGTCCGGGGCCGGGAGTTCTCCGACATCTACGACCTCGTCGGCATCCGGATCCTCGTGGAGAGCGACCGGGACTGCTACGCCGTCCTCGGCGTGCTGCACAACCGGTGGAACCCGGTGCCGGGCCGGTTCAAGGACTTCGTGGCGATGCCGAAGTTCAACATGTACCAGTCGCTGCACACGACGGTGATCGGTCTGCAGGGCAAGCCGGTGGAGCTCCAGATCCGGACCTACAGCATGCACCGCCGCGCCGAGTACGGCGTCGCCGCGCACTGGAAGTACAAGGAGAACATGGGCGCCACCGCCGGCGCCGGCGCGGCCACCGACCGCTCGCTCGCCGAGTCCGGGAACGCCGACATGGCCTGGGTCCGCCAGCTGCTCGACTGGCAGCAGGAGACCGAGGATCCGGGGGAGTTCCTGGAGTCGCTCCGCTTCGAGATCAACTCCGCCGAGGTCTATGTCTTCACGCCGCGCGGCGACGTCATCGCGCTGCCCACCGGCTCGACCTCCGTGGACTTCGCCTACGCCATCCACACCGAGGTCGGCCACCGCACCATCGGCGCGCGGGTCAACGGGCGGCTGGTGCCGCTGGAGTCGACGCTGGAGAACGGCGACGTCGTCGAGGTGTTCACCTCCAAGGCCCCGAACGCCGGCCCGAGCCGCGACTGGCTGGGCTTCGTCAAGTCGCCGCGTGCCCGCAACAAGATCCGGCAGTGGTTCACCAAGGAGCGCCGCGAGGAGGCCATCGAGCACGGCAAGGACCAGATCGCCCGCCTGATGCGCAAGGAGGGGCAGCCGCTCAAGCGGCTCCTGACCCACGAGACGCTCTCCACGGTCGCGACCGAGCTACGGCTCCCGGACGTGTCGTCGCTCTACGCCGCGGTCGGCGAGGGCAACCTCGGCGCCCAGACGGTGGTCCGGCGCGTCATCGACCTCTTCGGCGGCGAGGAGGGCGCGTCGGAGGATCTCGCCGAGGGCGTCACGATCACCGCACGGCGGGGCCGGTCGCAGGCGGCCGGCGGCGACGCCGGGGTCATCGTCAAGGGCATCTCCGACGTCTGGGTCAAGCTCGCCAAGTGCTGCACGCCCGTCCCCGGGGACGCGATCCTGGGGTTCGTGACCCGCGGCGCCGGGGTCTCGGTGCACCGGGCCGACTGCACCAACGCCAAGAGCCTGACCTCGCAGCCGGAGCGGCTCGTCGAGGTGGACTGGGCGCCGACGGCGCAGTCGATGTTCCTGGTGAACATCCAGGTCGAGGCCCTCGACCGGGCCCGCCTGCTCTCGGACATCACCAAGGTGCTCTCCGACGTTCACGTGAACATCCTGGCGGCGTCCTTGGCCACGACGCGTGACCGCGTCGCCAAGAGCCGCTTCACCTTCGAGATGGCCGACCCCAAGCACCTCGGCCACGTGCTCAAGGCGGTCCGTTCCGTCGACGGCGTCTTCGACGCCTACCGGGTCACCCAGTGA